Proteins from a genomic interval of Tenacibaculum sp. SZ-18:
- a CDS encoding tryptophan 7-halogenase yields MNINHNTEFLIIGGGIAGCIAAISLSETYNVTLIDKLKEPVNKVGESLAPATHRIFNALGFSLNDNQYKNLFLNNLGMQSYWGSDQLQILDHLRNPDGLSKSVDRKKLGKFLREKVLEKGVNGFWGYRLFSSEYSNQKWKIICKKDNPKNRTSITIDANFVLDATGRNSHFARSLSIKRTHFDSLISCWLTVPNTSKNTMSSIISDEFGWWYSAVLPENKRVISYQTDSDIFDKKVFKNFNSFSQLLRKNNTINKLVEHDTDEVEFHGVVSANSTKLNTVVGQKWLALGDAAISFDPLSSQGMFNAMANAMQVSELLKTYQLSDLSDSEKMDQFSKQYNSQIESVWAHYLKHKNIFYGAETRWINSIFWKRRLENDFVL; encoded by the coding sequence ATGAACATAAATCATAATACAGAATTCTTAATTATAGGTGGCGGCATTGCGGGTTGCATTGCTGCCATTTCTTTATCTGAAACCTATAATGTAACATTAATAGATAAACTAAAAGAACCAGTAAATAAAGTTGGAGAATCTTTGGCTCCAGCTACACACCGTATTTTTAATGCTCTTGGATTTTCTTTAAATGATAATCAATATAAAAACTTATTTCTAAATAATTTAGGAATGCAATCCTACTGGGGAAGTGATCAATTACAAATACTTGATCATTTGAGAAACCCAGATGGATTATCTAAAAGTGTTGACCGCAAAAAATTAGGCAAATTTCTAAGAGAAAAAGTCTTGGAAAAAGGTGTAAATGGATTTTGGGGATATCGATTATTCAGCAGTGAGTATTCTAACCAAAAATGGAAGATTATTTGTAAAAAGGATAATCCTAAAAACAGAACATCAATTACTATTGATGCTAATTTTGTATTAGATGCTACAGGCAGAAATTCTCATTTTGCTAGAAGTTTAAGTATAAAAAGAACACATTTTGATTCTTTAATATCTTGTTGGTTAACAGTACCAAATACTTCTAAAAACACTATGAGTTCTATTATAAGTGATGAATTTGGCTGGTGGTATTCTGCGGTTTTACCGGAAAACAAACGGGTAATTTCTTATCAAACAGATTCAGATATATTTGATAAAAAAGTATTCAAAAACTTTAACTCATTTTCGCAGCTTTTACGAAAGAACAATACTATTAATAAACTAGTAGAGCATGATACTGACGAAGTTGAATTTCATGGTGTGGTAAGTGCTAATTCTACAAAACTAAATACGGTAGTTGGTCAAAAATGGTTGGCATTAGGTGATGCTGCTATAAGTTTTGATCCTTTGTCTTCTCAAGGAATGTTTAATGCCATGGCTAATGCCATGCAAGTTTCTGAATTATTGAAAACATATCAACTTTCCGATTTATCCGACTCTGAAAAAATGGATCAATTTTCAAAACAATATAATTCACAAATAGAATCCGTTTGGGCGCACTATTTAAAACATAAGAATATTTTTTATGGAGCAGAAACACGTTGGATAAATTCGATTTTTTGGAAAAGAAGGCTCGAAAATGATTTCGTATTATAA
- a CDS encoding TonB-dependent receptor, whose product MKTIVYTIVSCFFSITLIAQTIKGKVVNDKNQPLQEVNILNKKADKHSHSDEFGSFILENVSIGDTLYFSHIGFESKSYVVKSLTKELVIKLKLKSIALEEVVLAPRVDILNLIIDIDIQTNPVNSSQEILNKVPGLFIGQHAGGGKAEQIFLRGFDIDHGTDINLSVDGLPVNMVSHAHGQGYSDLHFVIPETVDKIDFGKGAYYEDKGNFTTAGYVQFQTKERLDKSSIKLEGGQFDTFRLLGMFNVLNGAKHNAYISTEYLATDGAFESPQNFSRINVFGKYSGYLNPTDKLGVTLSHFISKWDASGQIPQRAVDGGLITRFGAIDDTEGGNTSRSNILINYDKMISDSETLKSFGYISKYDFQLFSNFTFFLEDPVNGDQIKQKEDRTIFGVSSEYKKVFSGDKFNGHWNAGISLRNDRSFGNELSRTLNRRQTLQRIQFGDINETNLGGFIGTTIEFGKWTFNPSARLDYFNFQYNDALQTQYETQKESKAIISPKFNVIYDYLDNLQFYVKTGKGFHSNDTRVVVAEEGREILPATYGFDTGLVWKPTSKMFFNLAYWYLYVEQEFVYVGDAGIVEPSGETRRQGIDVSYRYQPLSWLYWSVDANYTHARSINDPDGQNFIPLAPDFTLVSGINVNFKDGFYGGINIRHIDDRPANKDNSIVAEGYTVADLNMGYRWKDVSLGVQVQNLFDVDWNETQFATESRLQNEVNPVEEIHFTPGTPFFLKASIQYKF is encoded by the coding sequence ATGAAAACAATAGTATACACGATTGTATCGTGTTTTTTCTCTATTACACTCATAGCTCAAACGATCAAAGGAAAGGTTGTAAATGATAAAAACCAACCACTTCAAGAGGTTAACATCTTAAATAAAAAAGCAGATAAGCATTCCCATTCTGATGAGTTTGGGAGTTTTATACTTGAAAACGTTTCCATAGGAGACACGCTGTATTTTTCTCACATAGGATTTGAGAGCAAATCATATGTAGTTAAAAGCTTAACTAAAGAACTAGTGATTAAGTTAAAGTTGAAATCAATAGCTCTTGAAGAAGTAGTATTAGCACCAAGAGTAGATATTTTAAATTTAATAATAGATATAGATATTCAAACAAATCCTGTTAATTCCTCTCAGGAAATTTTAAACAAAGTTCCAGGTTTATTTATCGGTCAACATGCTGGTGGAGGTAAAGCTGAACAGATTTTTTTACGCGGTTTTGATATAGACCATGGAACTGATATTAATCTTTCTGTAGATGGTTTACCTGTGAATATGGTTTCTCATGCGCATGGACAAGGGTATTCTGATTTACATTTTGTAATTCCGGAAACTGTAGATAAAATTGATTTTGGAAAAGGAGCATATTATGAAGACAAAGGAAATTTTACAACAGCAGGTTATGTACAATTTCAAACCAAAGAAAGATTAGATAAAAGTTCTATAAAACTAGAAGGAGGGCAATTTGATACGTTTCGTTTGTTAGGAATGTTTAATGTTTTGAATGGGGCCAAGCATAATGCATATATTTCTACAGAATATTTAGCAACAGATGGAGCTTTTGAAAGTCCTCAGAATTTTAGTAGAATAAACGTTTTTGGAAAGTATTCAGGATATTTAAACCCAACGGATAAATTAGGAGTTACTCTATCTCACTTTATTAGTAAATGGGATGCTTCTGGACAGATTCCGCAAAGAGCAGTTGATGGAGGGTTAATTACCCGCTTTGGAGCAATTGATGATACTGAAGGAGGTAATACGTCTAGAAGTAATATCTTAATTAATTATGATAAAATGATAAGCGATTCTGAAACGTTGAAAAGTTTTGGATACATCAGTAAATATGATTTCCAGTTATTCTCTAATTTCACTTTTTTCCTTGAAGATCCTGTAAATGGAGATCAAATAAAACAAAAGGAGGATCGAACAATTTTTGGAGTTTCGAGTGAATATAAAAAGGTATTTTCAGGAGATAAATTTAATGGACATTGGAATGCGGGCATCAGTTTAAGAAATGACAGAAGCTTTGGTAACGAGTTATCTAGAACATTGAATCGTCGTCAAACACTTCAGAGAATACAATTTGGAGATATTAACGAGACTAACTTAGGTGGTTTCATTGGTACAACTATAGAATTTGGTAAATGGACATTTAATCCATCTGCTCGATTAGACTATTTTAATTTCCAATATAACGATGCCTTGCAAACTCAATATGAAACTCAGAAAGAATCAAAAGCAATAATTAGTCCTAAGTTTAATGTTATTTATGATTATTTAGATAATTTACAATTTTATGTAAAAACGGGTAAAGGATTTCATTCAAATGATACTAGGGTAGTAGTAGCTGAAGAAGGTAGAGAGATTTTACCGGCAACTTATGGTTTTGATACTGGCTTAGTGTGGAAGCCAACATCGAAAATGTTTTTCAATTTAGCTTACTGGTATTTATATGTAGAACAAGAATTTGTTTACGTTGGGGATGCTGGAATTGTAGAACCGAGTGGAGAAACAAGACGTCAAGGAATTGATGTAAGTTATCGTTACCAGCCATTATCTTGGCTATACTGGAGCGTTGATGCAAATTATACTCATGCAAGATCAATTAATGATCCTGACGGACAAAATTTTATTCCATTAGCTCCAGATTTTACTTTAGTTAGTGGAATAAATGTAAACTTTAAAGATGGATTTTATGGAGGAATAAATATTCGTCATATCGATGATCGTCCAGCGAATAAGGATAATTCTATTGTTGCAGAAGGTTATACTGTTGCAGATTTAAATATGGGTTACCGTTGGAAAGATGTAAGTTTGGGAGTTCAAGTTCAGAATCTATTTGATGTAGATTGGAATGAAACTCAATTCGCAACAGAATCGAGATTACAGAATGAAGTTAATCCAGTAGAAGAGATTCACTTTACACCAGGAACACCGTTTTTCTTAAAGGCTTCAATTCAATATAAATTTTAA
- a CDS encoding aldose 1-epimerase family protein, with the protein MIVLENDKIKANIALFGAELTKLYSKETQLDYLWLGDPKFWKRHAPILFPIVGKLKDHTYYVANKEYHLPQHGFARDNKFVIISQSENKALFELAFSEKTLEIYPYKFKLQITYELKANILEITYQVINIDKQSIFFSIGAHPAFKCPIVNDTSFADYYIEFQYQEKPLQYSLNKENGLRIEKPASIELPTQLSLDYTLFEDDALIYKNIKSNIISLQSSRHKHGINFHCSNWEYFAFWTKKDAPFICFEPWMGAADLENTNQDFTNKDGIIELPVNKEFKQHYAIELF; encoded by the coding sequence ATGATTGTATTAGAAAACGATAAAATTAAAGCAAATATCGCATTATTTGGAGCAGAATTAACTAAACTTTATTCAAAAGAAACTCAATTAGATTATCTATGGCTCGGGGATCCTAAGTTCTGGAAACGCCACGCTCCTATTCTATTTCCTATTGTTGGAAAATTAAAAGATCATACCTATTATGTTGCAAATAAAGAATATCATTTACCACAACATGGATTTGCTCGCGATAACAAATTTGTAATTATTTCTCAGTCTGAGAATAAAGCACTGTTTGAATTAGCTTTTTCTGAAAAAACCTTAGAAATATATCCTTATAAATTTAAGCTACAAATTACCTATGAATTGAAGGCAAATATTTTGGAAATAACCTATCAAGTTATAAATATTGATAAACAGTCTATATTCTTTTCAATCGGAGCACATCCAGCTTTTAAATGTCCAATAGTAAATGATACTTCATTTGCTGATTATTATATAGAATTTCAATATCAAGAGAAACCTCTTCAATATTCATTAAATAAAGAAAATGGATTACGAATAGAAAAGCCCGCATCTATAGAATTACCTACTCAACTTTCTCTTGATTATACTTTATTTGAAGATGATGCTTTAATCTATAAGAATATTAAATCGAATATCATTTCATTACAATCTTCGAGACATAAGCATGGAATTAACTTTCATTGCTCAAACTGGGAATACTTTGCCTTTTGGACAAAAAAAGATGCGCCGTTTATTTGTTTTGAGCCATGGATGGGAGCAGCTGATTTAGAAAATACGAATCAAGACTTTACCAATAAAGACGGAATTATTGAATTACCTGTAAATAAAGAATTTAAGCAGCATTATGCTATTGAGTTATTTTAA
- a CDS encoding nucleoside deaminase, with protein sequence MNTHEEYMSEAVKAALRGMQNNEGGPFGCIIVKDGEIVGRGNNKVTSTNDPTAHAEVTAIRDACKNLGTFQLDGCIVYTSCEPCPMCLGAIYWARPDKVYYGSNQVDAANIGFDDEFIYKEIPLPYEKRSIPFEQIGRDIALEPFQKWSEKDDKIEY encoded by the coding sequence ATGAATACACACGAAGAATATATGAGCGAAGCAGTAAAAGCTGCTTTAAGAGGAATGCAAAACAATGAAGGTGGTCCGTTTGGATGTATTATTGTTAAAGACGGAGAAATTGTTGGTCGCGGAAATAATAAAGTTACATCAACAAATGATCCTACAGCACATGCAGAAGTTACTGCCATTAGAGATGCTTGTAAAAACTTAGGAACTTTTCAATTAGACGGTTGTATTGTATATACCTCTTGTGAACCTTGTCCGATGTGTTTAGGAGCAATTTACTGGGCAAGACCAGATAAGGTTTATTATGGAAGTAATCAAGTGGATGCTGCCAATATTGGATTTGATGATGAATTCATTTATAAAGAAATTCCTTTACCATACGAGAAAAGAAGTATTCCTTTTGAACAAATAGGAAGAGATATCGCATTAGAGCCATTTCAAAAGTGGTCAGAAAAAGACGATAAAATCGAATATTAA
- a CDS encoding DinB family protein: MSKEKENFAYAEGKWTIKELIQHIIDTERVFCYRALSFARNDQQDLPGFDQDLFVVNSVAQQRDYNELLDEMDVLRKGTIQLFKSFTHDDLLKTGTGSGNKISVRALGMVLAGHQQHHLNVVKERYL, encoded by the coding sequence ATTTCAAAAGAAAAAGAGAACTTTGCTTATGCTGAGGGAAAATGGACTATAAAAGAACTTATTCAGCATATTATTGATACTGAACGTGTTTTTTGTTATCGTGCACTGAGTTTTGCAAGAAATGATCAACAAGATTTACCGGGTTTTGACCAGGACTTATTTGTTGTTAATTCTGTTGCACAGCAAAGAGATTATAACGAATTGTTAGATGAAATGGATGTTTTAAGAAAAGGAACTATTCAATTATTTAAAAGTTTTACTCACGATGATTTACTAAAAACAGGAACAGGTTCAGGAAATAAGATTTCTGTGAGAGCCTTAGGAATGGTTCTGGCTGGTCATCAACAACACCATTTAAATGTTGTAAAAGAGCGTTATTTATAA
- a CDS encoding DUF3995 domain-containing protein — MVFFLGITSGFIFLVLSLLHVYWAFGGVYALGGVIPTAQNENKVFKAPPFLTFLVAVFLFLVALVYADAAKVYKVSFLPKFLKEFGVIIFSSIFIIRAIGDFKYVGFFKKIKGTKFAKNDSKYFSPLCVFLGIAGILIVILGN; from the coding sequence ATGGTATTTTTTCTAGGGATTACAAGTGGTTTCATATTTTTAGTCTTATCACTTTTGCATGTGTATTGGGCTTTTGGAGGGGTTTATGCTTTAGGTGGAGTTATTCCTACAGCACAAAATGAAAATAAAGTTTTCAAAGCACCACCTTTCTTAACTTTTTTAGTAGCTGTATTTCTATTCTTAGTTGCATTGGTTTATGCAGACGCCGCTAAAGTTTATAAGGTTTCTTTTCTACCAAAGTTTTTGAAAGAATTTGGGGTAATTATTTTTTCCTCAATTTTTATTATTAGAGCTATAGGTGATTTTAAATATGTGGGCTTCTTTAAAAAAATAAAAGGAACAAAATTTGCTAAGAATGATTCAAAGTATTTTTCGCCTTTGTGTGTATTTCTAGGAATAGCTGGAATTTTAATTGTAATCTTGGGAAATTGA
- the hutI gene encoding imidazolonepropionase produces MVTILTNIKELIQVRESNIQKVSGEDMKSLPTLKNAFLVIENDRIADYGTMNKIPSYQSAMIVDCKGKMVFPSWCDSHTHIVYAGNREQEFVDRIDGLTYEEIANRGGGILNSAKKLQETSEEELYEQSSKRLKEIISLGTGAVEIKSGYGLTVEAELKILRVIRKLRETFSLPIKATFLGAHAFPSEYKENKEAYIDLIINEMLPEIAKEKLADFIDAFCETGYFSVEQTGRVIDAGKKYGLIPKIHVNQFTSIGGLQVSVAKGALSVDHLEIMTESDIEALKGSDTMPVALPSCSYFLSIPYTPAREIMNADLPLALATDYNPGSTPSGNMNFVVSTACIKMKMTPEEAINAATINGAYAMDLSNEVGSITKGKKANFFITKEIPSYGYLPYSFGSNVIESVYLNGKRI; encoded by the coding sequence ATGGTAACAATATTGACAAATATCAAGGAATTAATTCAGGTTAGAGAAAGTAATATTCAGAAAGTCTCTGGTGAAGATATGAAGAGTCTTCCAACTCTTAAAAATGCGTTTTTAGTAATTGAAAATGATAGAATTGCTGATTATGGTACAATGAACAAAATTCCTTCTTATCAAAGTGCTATGATTGTTGATTGTAAAGGAAAAATGGTATTTCCTTCTTGGTGTGATAGTCATACACATATTGTTTATGCTGGAAATAGAGAACAGGAATTCGTCGATAGAATTGATGGATTGACTTACGAAGAAATTGCCAATCGCGGTGGTGGTATTTTAAATTCAGCAAAAAAACTACAAGAAACTTCAGAAGAAGAATTGTATGAGCAATCGAGTAAAAGACTAAAAGAAATCATAAGTTTAGGAACTGGTGCAGTTGAAATTAAATCTGGTTATGGTTTAACTGTTGAAGCTGAACTAAAAATACTTCGCGTAATTAGAAAGTTAAGAGAAACTTTTTCTTTACCCATAAAAGCAACATTTTTAGGAGCACATGCCTTTCCATCTGAGTACAAAGAAAATAAAGAAGCCTATATTGATTTAATTATTAACGAAATGCTACCTGAAATAGCTAAGGAGAAATTGGCTGATTTCATTGATGCTTTTTGTGAAACTGGATATTTTTCAGTGGAACAAACAGGAAGAGTAATTGATGCGGGTAAAAAATACGGATTAATTCCAAAAATTCATGTGAATCAGTTTACCTCTATTGGAGGATTACAAGTAAGTGTTGCTAAAGGAGCTTTATCTGTTGATCATTTAGAAATAATGACTGAAAGTGATATTGAAGCTTTAAAAGGAAGTGATACAATGCCTGTAGCGCTACCTTCTTGCTCTTACTTTCTGAGTATTCCTTATACTCCAGCAAGAGAAATAATGAATGCTGATTTACCATTAGCTTTAGCAACGGATTATAATCCTGGTTCAACTCCTTCTGGTAATATGAATTTTGTAGTTTCTACGGCTTGTATAAAAATGAAAATGACTCCGGAAGAAGCAATTAATGCAGCAACTATAAACGGAGCATATGCAATGGACTTATCTAACGAAGTTGGTTCTATCACAAAAGGAAAAAAAGCAAATTTCTTTATCACGAAAGAAATTCCTTCATATGGATATTTACCATACAGCTTCGGTTCTAATGTAATTGAATCTGTATATCTTAACGGAAAACGTATCTAA
- a CDS encoding LodA/GoxA family CTQ-dependent oxidase yields the protein MENSINDKSSKCWNCDGDIEIVTQRLKEMFVEMGQKTRIERGQKPAERAVFRKQHGIAYGNFVVNKDIEERFKLGIFAGNSYECAVRFSSDTTPTSPDLHSTLGVGLKLFGVDGENILDGGTNADFIMQNIDRFFARDAQQMCSFTTAGVIDRDYDSYIEKHPELAAILQAMTKEEASVLSASYWAILPFKLGDNQIVKYRLVPENTYKGTPFNENDYLKIDLEKRLLQGDATFRFEIQLRTNPETMPIDDAQVVWSTEESPYICIAKLHLPQQNVAAIGQAEFDSNLAFNIWRTLSQHEPLGSIAEVRKVVYAASAEARHQANGELLEEPKERNPEFQGNTDENDDCIITAGIYPPIGIMRVGNSQNEYFLGPLTDEPIAQEDPYAYRDELGALKRQAAQFRIYGFNAAGKAIKELTAENANITWHSHLANQKASWYQFQLALDIPEAADAPPSFLRNINVPNRETLLIDGGAQSISGTNIQDGPIFEGEFLSKKVYLGEMRTDEKGRLIMLGGHGKSENIDGDIAITFANNEGWYDDTSDGPITAEVEYNGTKLKVDPAWVVCAPPDYAPMQKSVRTMWDLMRSVAVKSGMLTRPQRPSFTKDILPIFQRMTDLQWVNAGFAGAFGWGGQFNYTSKEWVKKLGNPSPAFLEMRRTISNNFRRIDVTGAEAPQLWPWLYGDAISIPSTGSVRQHATLSELQLEFLDQWVTGDFDADYMDTEGCPFHEQQKTIDDLPVHEQPDMLTKAAMDFCLADAFHPGCEMTWPMRSSGMYMAPFRVKHAKATPPVNNVYYGPTMNSDTLTLAKGPILGGQVAGGITRWMAIPWQTDTASCRDGYTTTYDPYLPTFWPARVPNNILDEKRYDQTIDKSLAEETRMEAFADRADWLSDLPLDGAAPNYTNQINSMVKYFDKLAVVQKRPGVLNDPNFPEEMQVGITPTPEQEQALLRATLDDLMITSGIETLNNDSKDLLLSAMDNLSHKNLLNEELLLKRTQNDLITLVKNELTKDYTQTPNIIQMISLLASKLHTINRVKSNSHQGIIPKKTTVGIPEKMTRFSRFIPK from the coding sequence ATGGAAAATTCTATAAATGATAAATCATCAAAATGTTGGAACTGTGATGGTGATATTGAAATTGTAACACAACGTCTAAAAGAGATGTTTGTTGAAATGGGACAAAAAACACGAATTGAAAGAGGGCAAAAACCTGCAGAAAGAGCTGTTTTTAGAAAACAACATGGAATTGCTTATGGTAATTTTGTTGTTAATAAAGATATTGAAGAACGCTTCAAACTAGGAATATTTGCTGGAAATTCTTACGAATGTGCTGTTCGATTTTCTAGTGACACTACTCCTACTTCACCGGATTTACATTCTACTTTGGGTGTTGGACTTAAACTTTTTGGAGTGGATGGTGAAAATATTTTAGATGGTGGAACAAATGCGGATTTCATTATGCAAAATATTGATCGATTTTTTGCAAGAGACGCGCAACAAATGTGTAGTTTCACAACGGCTGGTGTAATTGATAGAGATTATGATTCTTATATCGAAAAACATCCAGAGCTTGCTGCAATTCTTCAAGCAATGACTAAAGAAGAAGCGAGTGTTTTAAGTGCAAGTTACTGGGCGATACTTCCTTTTAAATTAGGAGATAACCAAATTGTAAAATATCGTTTGGTTCCAGAAAATACATATAAAGGAACTCCGTTTAATGAAAATGATTACTTAAAAATCGATCTTGAAAAACGTTTACTACAAGGTGATGCTACGTTCAGATTTGAAATTCAATTAAGAACAAATCCTGAAACAATGCCTATTGATGATGCTCAAGTAGTTTGGAGTACTGAAGAAAGTCCATACATCTGTATAGCAAAACTTCATTTACCTCAACAAAACGTTGCTGCTATCGGTCAGGCAGAATTCGATAGTAATTTAGCTTTTAATATTTGGAGAACATTATCTCAACATGAGCCATTAGGATCAATCGCAGAAGTTAGAAAAGTTGTTTATGCTGCAAGCGCAGAAGCTCGTCATCAAGCGAATGGAGAACTTTTAGAAGAGCCAAAAGAGCGAAATCCGGAGTTTCAAGGAAATACTGATGAGAATGATGATTGCATTATAACTGCTGGTATTTATCCACCAATAGGAATAATGAGGGTTGGAAATAGTCAAAACGAATATTTCCTAGGACCATTAACAGATGAACCTATCGCACAAGAAGACCCTTACGCTTATAGAGATGAATTAGGAGCTTTAAAAAGACAAGCTGCACAATTTAGAATCTATGGTTTTAACGCTGCTGGAAAAGCTATAAAAGAACTAACCGCTGAAAATGCAAATATCACATGGCATTCACATTTAGCGAATCAAAAAGCATCTTGGTATCAATTCCAATTGGCATTAGATATACCTGAAGCTGCCGATGCTCCACCTTCATTTTTAAGAAATATAAATGTTCCAAATCGTGAAACCTTATTAATTGATGGTGGTGCACAATCTATTTCTGGTACAAATATTCAAGATGGACCAATTTTCGAAGGTGAGTTTTTATCTAAAAAAGTGTATTTAGGTGAAATGAGAACTGACGAAAAAGGAAGACTAATCATGTTGGGAGGTCATGGAAAATCTGAAAACATAGACGGTGATATCGCAATTACTTTTGCCAATAATGAAGGATGGTATGATGATACTTCTGACGGACCAATTACTGCCGAAGTTGAATATAATGGAACAAAATTAAAGGTTGATCCTGCCTGGGTTGTTTGTGCTCCACCAGATTATGCTCCAATGCAAAAATCGGTAAGAACAATGTGGGATTTAATGAGAAGTGTTGCTGTAAAATCTGGAATGTTAACAAGACCACAACGTCCTTCTTTTACAAAAGATATATTACCAATATTTCAACGTATGACAGATTTACAATGGGTAAATGCTGGATTTGCTGGAGCTTTTGGATGGGGAGGACAATTCAATTACACTTCGAAAGAATGGGTTAAGAAGCTTGGGAATCCATCTCCAGCCTTTTTAGAAATGAGAAGAACTATTTCTAATAATTTTAGAAGAATTGATGTTACTGGTGCTGAAGCTCCTCAATTATGGCCTTGGTTATATGGAGATGCGATTAGTATTCCTTCAACAGGATCTGTGCGTCAACATGCTACTTTATCAGAATTACAATTAGAGTTTCTAGATCAATGGGTAACTGGAGATTTTGATGCTGATTATATGGATACAGAAGGTTGTCCGTTTCATGAACAACAAAAAACCATAGATGATTTACCTGTTCATGAACAGCCTGATATGTTAACTAAAGCTGCAATGGATTTTTGTTTAGCAGATGCATTCCATCCTGGTTGTGAAATGACTTGGCCTATGCGTTCCTCTGGAATGTATATGGCTCCGTTTAGAGTGAAACATGCAAAAGCTACTCCCCCTGTAAATAATGTTTATTACGGACCAACAATGAATAGTGATACATTAACCTTGGCAAAAGGTCCAATATTAGGAGGACAAGTTGCTGGTGGAATCACACGTTGGATGGCAATTCCTTGGCAAACGGATACTGCAAGTTGTAGAGATGGATATACTACAACTTATGATCCGTATTTACCTACGTTTTGGCCTGCAAGAGTTCCTAATAATATTTTAGATGAAAAACGATACGATCAAACAATAGATAAAAGCTTAGCTGAAGAAACTCGTATGGAAGCTTTTGCGGATAGAGCCGATTGGCTGAGTGATCTTCCGTTGGATGGCGCTGCTCCAAACTACACGAATCAAATTAACAGCATGGTTAAGTATTTTGATAAACTTGCTGTTGTTCAAAAACGACCTGGAGTTTTAAATGATCCAAATTTCCCAGAAGAAATGCAAGTTGGAATTACGCCTACTCCAGAACAAGAACAAGCTTTACTTAGAGCTACTTTAGATGATTTAATGATTACATCAGGAATTGAAACATTAAATAATGACTCTAAAGATTTACTATTATCTGCAATGGATAATTTGTCTCACAAAAATTTACTGAATGAAGAATTGCTATTAAAACGAACTCAAAATGATTTAATTACTCTAGTGAAAAATGAGTTAACTAAAGACTATACTCAGACACCAAATATTATTCAAATGATAAGCTTACTAGCTTCAAAGTTGCATACTATCAATAGAGTCAAGAGTAATTCTCATCAAGGTATAATTCCTAAGAAAACAACAGTTGGTATTCCTGAAAAAATGACTCGTTTCTCGAGGTTTATTCCAAAATAA